A genomic region of Gossypium hirsutum isolate 1008001.06 chromosome D01, Gossypium_hirsutum_v2.1, whole genome shotgun sequence contains the following coding sequences:
- the LOC107939904 gene encoding phosphatidylinositol:ceramide inositolphosphotransferase 1 isoform X3 — protein sequence MTLYIGREASKYIHGVAARGVHYLHQPGPTLQDLGFFLLPELGQDKAYISETVFMFVFLSFFLWTFHPFVVKVKKFYTVQIWCRVLAYLVVSQTLRIFTFYSTQLPGPNYHCRPGSKLARLPEPDGVLEVLVINFPQGVIYGCGDLIFSSHMIFTLVFVLTYQKYGTRRCIKQFGWSIAIIQSLLIVASRKHYTVDVVVAWYTVNLVVFFVDKKLPELSGRTNGSSLILLPLSTKDKDKWTKEENHKLLNGNSVNPADRRPRSQSNGKNLEDVNINQVDTSMNSTP from the exons ATGACGCTTTACATTGGTCGCGAAGCTTCAAAG TACATACACGGTGTAGCCGCTCGAGGAGTTCATTATCTACACCAGCCTGGACCGACACTACAGGATCTTGGATTCTTTCTTCTTCCA GAGCTGGGACAAGATAAAGCCTACATTAGTGAGACAGTGTTCATGTTTGTCTTTCTATCATTTTTCTTG TGGACTTTCCATCCTTTTGTTGTCAAGGTCAAAAAGTTCTATACGGTTCAAATTTGGTGCAGGGTGCTAGCATATTTAGTT GTTTCTCAGACTCTCCGAATTTTCACTTTCTATTCTACTCAGCTTCCTGGTCCAAATTACCATTGCCGACCG GGTTCAAAGCTTGCTAGATTGCCAGAACCGGATGGTGTGCTAGAAGTCCTTGTAATTAAtt TTCCTCAAGGTGTAATATATGGCTGTGGTGACTTGATTTTTTCGTCACACATGATCTTCACCCTCGTCTTTGTTCTCACCTATCAGAAATACGGCACACGAAG ATGTATAAAGCAATTTGGTTGGTCGATAGCTATTATTCAAAGTCTCTTGATTGTAGCATCTCGCAAACATTACACAGTTGACGTAGTTGTCGCTTG GTATACTGTTAATTTAGTGGTATTCTTCGTAGACAAGAAATTGCCAG AATTGTCCGGCAGAACTAATGGAAGTTCGCTTATTTTGTTACCATTGAGCACCAAAGATAAAGATAAATGGACCAAAGAAGAGAATCACAAACTTTTGAACGGGAATTCTGTAAACCCTGCTGATCGG AGGCCAAGATCTCAAAGTAATGGCAAGAATCTGGAAGATGTCAATATAAACCAGGTCGATACTTCAATGAACAGTACACCATAA
- the LOC107939934 gene encoding dolichyl-diphosphooligosaccharide--protein glycosyltransferase subunit 4C, with amino-acid sequence MIDDQDLGFFASFLGIFIFVLVIAYHFVMADPKYENY; translated from the coding sequence ATGATTGACGATCAAGACCTTGGTTTCTTCGCAAGTTTCCTTGGAATCTTCATTTTTGTTCTGGTTATAGCGTATCACTTCGTGATGGCGGACCCGAAATATGAAAACTATTGA
- the LOC107939904 gene encoding phosphatidylinositol:ceramide inositolphosphotransferase 1 isoform X1, protein MTLYIGREASKLWKRICAETSAESNLFIDNWKYIIAGFVFQYIHGVAARGVHYLHQPGPTLQDLGFFLLPELGQDKAYISETVFMFVFLSFFLWTFHPFVVKVKKFYTVQIWCRVLAYLVVSQTLRIFTFYSTQLPGPNYHCRPGSKLARLPEPDGVLEVLVINFPQGVIYGCGDLIFSSHMIFTLVFVLTYQKYGTRRCIKQFGWSIAIIQSLLIVASRKHYTVDVVVAWYTVNLVVFFVDKKLPELSGRTNGSSLILLPLSTKDKDKWTKEENHKLLNGNSVNPADRRPRSQSNGKNLEDVNINQVDTSMNSTP, encoded by the exons ATGACGCTTTACATTGGTCGCGAAGCTTCAAAG tTATGGAAGAGAATTTGTGCAGAAACAAGTGCAGAGAGCAATCTTTTTATAGACAATTGGAAATACATTATTGCCGGTTTCGTTTTTCAG TACATACACGGTGTAGCCGCTCGAGGAGTTCATTATCTACACCAGCCTGGACCGACACTACAGGATCTTGGATTCTTTCTTCTTCCA GAGCTGGGACAAGATAAAGCCTACATTAGTGAGACAGTGTTCATGTTTGTCTTTCTATCATTTTTCTTG TGGACTTTCCATCCTTTTGTTGTCAAGGTCAAAAAGTTCTATACGGTTCAAATTTGGTGCAGGGTGCTAGCATATTTAGTT GTTTCTCAGACTCTCCGAATTTTCACTTTCTATTCTACTCAGCTTCCTGGTCCAAATTACCATTGCCGACCG GGTTCAAAGCTTGCTAGATTGCCAGAACCGGATGGTGTGCTAGAAGTCCTTGTAATTAAtt TTCCTCAAGGTGTAATATATGGCTGTGGTGACTTGATTTTTTCGTCACACATGATCTTCACCCTCGTCTTTGTTCTCACCTATCAGAAATACGGCACACGAAG ATGTATAAAGCAATTTGGTTGGTCGATAGCTATTATTCAAAGTCTCTTGATTGTAGCATCTCGCAAACATTACACAGTTGACGTAGTTGTCGCTTG GTATACTGTTAATTTAGTGGTATTCTTCGTAGACAAGAAATTGCCAG AATTGTCCGGCAGAACTAATGGAAGTTCGCTTATTTTGTTACCATTGAGCACCAAAGATAAAGATAAATGGACCAAAGAAGAGAATCACAAACTTTTGAACGGGAATTCTGTAAACCCTGCTGATCGG AGGCCAAGATCTCAAAGTAATGGCAAGAATCTGGAAGATGTCAATATAAACCAGGTCGATACTTCAATGAACAGTACACCATAA
- the LOC107939922 gene encoding copper transporter 4, protein MANMAETTSAWNTTGLHVHRKSLLHMSFYWGHKSEILFSGWPGCNSGMYALALILVFALAMVVEWLSYCSIIKPGANKVAAGFFQTAMHTVRAGLSYMVMLAVMSFNGGVFLAAVFGHAIGFLVFGSKAFRKAEKVPDLPPRK, encoded by the coding sequence ATGGCGAACATGGCCGAAACCACGTCGGCTTGGAACACGACGGGCCTGCACGTTCACCGGAAATCCTTGCTACACATGAGTTTCTATTGGGGTCATAAATCCGAAATCCTTTTCTCAGGTTGGCCCGGTTGTAATTCGGGCATGTACGCATTAGCCTTGATCTTGGTATTTGCACTAGCCATGGTCGTGGAATGGCTCTCTTATTGCAGCATCATCAAGCCCGGAGCTAATAAAGTCGCCGCCGGGTTCTTCCAGACCGCGATGCACACGGTGCGAGCCGGGTTGAGTTACATGGTGATGTTGGCCGTCATGTCGTTTAATGGCGGCGTTTTTCTTGCCGCCGTTTTCGGACATGCGATCGGGTTCTTGGTTTTCGGAAGTAAAGCTTTTAGAAAAGCTGAAAAAGTGCCTGACCTTCCTCCTAGGAAGTAG
- the LOC107939909 gene encoding serine/threonine-protein kinase BSK5 isoform X2, with the protein MGARCSKFSICWFQSHLKATVLESSDLDNGGKGEKQTWPSFTEFSLEQMKAATNGFSSDNIVSEHGEKAPNVVYKGKLLKNDHWVAVKRFNKFAWPDPRQFLEDARAVGSLRSERLANLIGCCCEGEERLLVAEFMPHETLAKHLFHWENQPMKWAMRLRVALYLAQALEYCSSKGRALYHDLNAYRILFDNDGNPRLSCFGLMKNSRDGKSYSTNLAFTPPEYLRTGRVTAESVVYSFGTLLLDLMSGKHIPPSHALDLICGKNFLMLMDSALEGHFSNDDGEELVRLASRCLQYEARERPNAKSLVVSLMSLQKEAEVPSYVLMGIPQGTTSPKQPLSLTPFGEACLRFDLTAIHEILEKMGYKDDEGIANEVHYFIFDVLFAQIVKHVILFLSKCGPAKCRTP; encoded by the exons atgggtgCTCGTTGTTCTAAATTCTCTATCTGTTGGTTTCAATCTCACCTTAAAGCTACCGTTCTTGAATCCTCCGATTTGG ATAATGGAGGCAAAGGTGAGAAGCAAACATGGCCGAGTTTCACTGAGTTCAGCTTAGAACAAATGAAAGCTGCCACAAATGGATTCTCTTCAGATAACATAGTATCTGAACATGGTGAAAAAGCTCCTAATGTTGTTTACAAAGGGAAGCTCCTCAAAAACGATCATTGGGTTGCCGTTAAACGTTTCAACAAGTTCGCTTGGCCTGATCCTCGTCAATTCCTC GAGGACGCAAGAGCTGTTGGGAGTTTAAGGAGTGAACGGTTAGCTAATCTGATTGGTTGCTGTTGTGAAGGCGAGGAAAGATTGTTGGTCGCGGAGTTTATGCCTCATGAAACGTTGGCTAAGCATCTTTTTCACT GGGAAAATCAGCCGATGAAATGGGCAATGAGGTTAAGGGTGGCACTATACTTGGCACAAGCATTGGAGTATTGTAGCAGTAAAGGAAGAGCTTTGTACCATGATCTTAATGCCTACAGGATTTTGTTTGACAAT GACGGTAATCCTAGGCTGTCATgctttggcctaatgaagaatagCAGAGATGGCAAGAGTTATAGTACAAACTTAGCTTTTACACCTCCAGAATATCTAAGAACAG GTAGAGTGACGGCTGAAAGCGTTGTATATAGCTTTGGAACCTTGCTGTTAGATCTTATGAGTGGCAAGCATATCCCTCCTAGCCAT GCACTTGACTTGATTTGTGGCAAGAATTTTCTCATGTTGATGGATTCTGCTTTGGAGGGTCATTTCTCTAATGATGATGGAGAAGAGTTAGTACGGTTAGCTTCTCGTTGTTTACAGTATGAAGCTCGTGAAAGGCCAAACGCGAAGTCACTTGTTGTATCTCTCATGTCACTTCAGAAGGAAGCAGAG GTACCATCATATGTTTTGATGGGTATTCCACAAGGAACCACTTCTCCAAAACAGCCACTGTCATTAACTCCTTTTGGAGAGGCTTGCTTGAGGTTTGATCTGACTGCCATACATGAAATATTGGAGAAAATGGGATACAAAGATGATGAGGGTATCGCAAACGAGGTTCACTACTTCATCTTTGATGTTCTATTTGCACAAATCGTGAAACATGTCATTCT CTTTCTTTCCAAATGTGGACCAGCCAAATGCAGGACACCTTGA
- the LOC107939932 gene encoding uncharacterized protein — translation MDSSQAPWRLRLESALRTVLACSIVGCTTLYGPESVRHTITFPAFSYVTTILIVSDATLGDALRGCWHVLCASIQVILPSMLILRLIGPSRFNFGLAAVAVALSSFLIALPGSTHLTAKRIAFGQTVIIYVGAVIQGAKTGIIIHPIHVAASTALGAVASILAMLFPYPHLAYREVRKICRFYAENASNRFNLLVEAFCAKGDMAAHNLITDARLLSKAGAKLIGSIKDKHEGMLWEKPWLRFLKPKRSDPGEKLQEMDMPIQGMEWALTTCTSFPVRMMDEELVDVLQIEKKQIALKLEQAMRSVPFDAATTPDMKGENTDRSPWTQKAISTNREDLSSFFFLYCMELLQDGPACILKNGEEAKIQESSQPKKQGKSRVKQMQSFHRENFVFAIKCSLSLGLAVLFGLIYNKENGYWSGLTIAISFVTERQATFMVANARAQGTAMGSVYGILCCFIFKKLTDLRFLLLLPWIIFTSFLRHSRMYGQAGGIAAVIGASLILGRKNYGTPSEFAIARTAEATIGLLCFVAVEILFHPSRSATLAKTELSRTLRAVQDCFKVISLHTDRKENLMELMREKQKKLKYHVRELQNFIAEAELEPNFWFLPFHCGCYNKLLISICKMTDLLHFTIHLIGFLSAASQMLGVTWEEIQEQIKNILEHLVDKTGSLSKCLDKVLLIKSLEEIEKQLQMESVSQDLELGKSPNADVSTRLGYEETSISEIEKSFLQYTIRVADKTERNEVEEMLKSQMVLCLSSLGYCLNDLKREATETEKEIAELLKWENPTRHVNFPELLSKLHAT, via the exons ATGGATAGCTCACAAGCTCCATGGCGTTTACGCCTAGAATCTGCTTTGCGGACTGTGCTAGCTTGTTCCATAGTGGGTTGCACTACCCTCTACGGGCCGGAATCTGTCCGGCATACCATAACGTTTCCTGCGTTTTCCTATGTGACAACTATCTTAATAGTCTCGGATGCTACACTTGGTGATGCCCTGCGAGGTTGTTGGCATGTTCTATGTGCCAGCATTCAAGTAATACTGCCTTCTATGTTGATTCTCCGGTTGATTGGACCATCAAGGTTCAACTTTGGACTAGCTGCTGTAGCAGTGGCACTTAGTTCATTCCTGATCGCGTTACCTGGTTCCACGCATTTGACGGCTAAGAGGATTGCCTTCGGTCAGACTGTGATTATTTATGTAGGTGCAGTTATTCAAGGTGCAAAAACTGGAATTATCATTCATCCGATTCATGTCGCAGCGAGCACAGCTCTTGGCGCCGTGGCATCTATTCTAGCCATGTTGTTTCCGTACCCTCACTTAGCCTACCGTGAG GTAAGAAAGATATGCAGATTCTATGCGGAGAATGCTTCAAACAGGTTTAATCTCTTAGTGGAAGCTTTTTGTGCAAAAGGGGACATGGCAGCGCATAATTTAATAACAGATGCAAGGTTACTCTCTAAAGCAGGAGCCAAGCTAATTGGAAGTATCAAAGATAAACAT GAAGGCATGCTTTGGGAGAAACCATGGTTGAGATTCTTGAAACCAAAGCGCTCAGATCCCGGAGAGAAACTGCAAGAGATGGATATGCCGATTCAAGGGATGGAATGGGCCTTAACCACTTGCACTTCCTTCCCCGTCAGGATGATGGACGAAGAGCTCGTAGATGTTCTACAAATTGAAAAGAAACAGATTGCTCTAAAACTTGAGCAAGCTATGCGTTCCGTGCCTTTTGATGCAGCAACAACTCCAGATATGAAGGGAGAAAATACAGACAGATCTCCGTGGACCCAAAAAGCCATTTCAACAAACCGTGAAGATCTGTCATCCTTCTTCTTCTTGTATTGTATGGAACTCCTACAAGACGGTCCTGCATGCATTTTAAAGAATGGTGAGGAAGCTAAAATACAAGAATCAAGTCAGCCAAAGAAGCAAGGAAAAAGCAGAGTGAAACAGATGCAGAGTTTCCACAGGGAAAACTTTGTTTTCGCAATCAAGTGCTCACTTTCTCTAGGTCTCGCTGTGCTATTCGGTTTGATATATAACAAAGAGAACGGATACTGGTCGGGACTAACAATTGCCATTAGTTTCGTAACAGAGCGACAAGCAACATTTATGGTGGCTAATGCCCGAGCGCAGGGGACAGCCATGGGATCAGTATATGGAATACTATGctgctttatttttaaaaagcttACAGATTTAAGGTTCTTACTTCTACTTCCTTGGATCATTTTCACCAGTTTTCTGAGACATAGTCGCATGTATGGCCAAGCTGGTGGGATTGCAGCGGTTATAGGGGCATCGCTGATATTGGGAAGGAAAAACTACGGCACTCCAAGTGAATTTGCAATTGCTAGAACCGCAGAAGCTACCATCGGATTACTATGCTTCGTCGCAGTGGAGATTCTGTTCCATCCTTCAAGATCTGCAACACTAGCAAAAACAGAACTCTCAAGGACCTTAAGAGCAGTTCAAGATTGCTTTAAGGTAATAAGTCTTCATACTGAtcgaaaagaaaatttgatggaACTAATGCGAGAAAAGCAGAAGAAGCTGAAATATCATGTCAGGGAACTGCAAAATTTCATTGCAGAAGCTGAATTGGAGCCGAATTTCTGGTTCCTGCCATTTCATTGTGGTTGCTACAATAAGCTTCTAATATCTATTTGCAAAATGACAGATTTGCTACACTTTACTATCCATCTAATCGGATTTCTCTCAGCAGCATCCCAGATGCTGGGAGTCACTTGGGAGGAGATCCAAGAACAGATAAAGAATATCCTAGAACATCTCGTGGACAAAACAGGCTCTTTATCAAAATGCCTGGATAAGGTATTACTAATTAAGTCTCTGGAAGAGATTGAAAAACAGTTGCAAATGGAAAGTGTATCCCAAGACCTTGAGTTGGGAAAATCACCAAATGCAGATGTCTCTACACGATTGGGGTATGAAGAAACCAGCATTTCTGAGATCGAAAAGTCTTTTCTTCAATATACAATCAGAGTGGCAGATAAGACCGAGCGTAATGAAGTCGAAGAGATGCTTAAGAGCCAAATGGTTCTATGTCTAAGCAGCCTAGGCTACTGTCTTAATGATTTGAAGAGAGAAGCCacagaaacagagaaagaaataGCTGAACTACTGAAATGGGAGAATCCAACAAGGCATGTAAATTTTCCTGAACTGTTATCTAAGCTTCATGCCACATGA
- the LOC107939904 gene encoding phosphatidylinositol:ceramide inositolphosphotransferase 1 isoform X4: MTLYIGREASKLWKRICAETSAESNLFIDNWKYIIAGFVFQYIHGVAARGVHYLHQPGPTLQDLGFFLLPVSQTLRIFTFYSTQLPGPNYHCRPGSKLARLPEPDGVLEVLVINFPQGVIYGCGDLIFSSHMIFTLVFVLTYQKYGTRRCIKQFGWSIAIIQSLLIVASRKHYTVDVVVAWYTVNLVVFFVDKKLPELSGRTNGSSLILLPLSTKDKDKWTKEENHKLLNGNSVNPADRRPRSQSNGKNLEDVNINQVDTSMNSTP, encoded by the exons ATGACGCTTTACATTGGTCGCGAAGCTTCAAAG tTATGGAAGAGAATTTGTGCAGAAACAAGTGCAGAGAGCAATCTTTTTATAGACAATTGGAAATACATTATTGCCGGTTTCGTTTTTCAG TACATACACGGTGTAGCCGCTCGAGGAGTTCATTATCTACACCAGCCTGGACCGACACTACAGGATCTTGGATTCTTTCTTCTTCCA GTTTCTCAGACTCTCCGAATTTTCACTTTCTATTCTACTCAGCTTCCTGGTCCAAATTACCATTGCCGACCG GGTTCAAAGCTTGCTAGATTGCCAGAACCGGATGGTGTGCTAGAAGTCCTTGTAATTAAtt TTCCTCAAGGTGTAATATATGGCTGTGGTGACTTGATTTTTTCGTCACACATGATCTTCACCCTCGTCTTTGTTCTCACCTATCAGAAATACGGCACACGAAG ATGTATAAAGCAATTTGGTTGGTCGATAGCTATTATTCAAAGTCTCTTGATTGTAGCATCTCGCAAACATTACACAGTTGACGTAGTTGTCGCTTG GTATACTGTTAATTTAGTGGTATTCTTCGTAGACAAGAAATTGCCAG AATTGTCCGGCAGAACTAATGGAAGTTCGCTTATTTTGTTACCATTGAGCACCAAAGATAAAGATAAATGGACCAAAGAAGAGAATCACAAACTTTTGAACGGGAATTCTGTAAACCCTGCTGATCGG AGGCCAAGATCTCAAAGTAATGGCAAGAATCTGGAAGATGTCAATATAAACCAGGTCGATACTTCAATGAACAGTACACCATAA
- the LOC107939906 gene encoding uncharacterized protein has translation MASLKFPIVLFISSLLLHSSLAEMICEDLPKDVCAFSIASSGKRCVLETAVKKDGDVEYQCRTSEVVVERMAEYIETDECVAACGVDRNSVGISSDSLLDQQFTAKLCTPACYQKCPNIVDLYFNLAAGEGVFLPDLCNAQRSNPRRSMVELMLSSGAAPGPVSSQAIAVEAPAPSPMW, from the exons ATGGCTTCTCTCAAATTCCCCATTGTTCTCTtcatttcttctcttcttctccacTCTTCTCTAG CTGAGATGATTTGTGAAGATTTGCCCAAAGACGTGTGCGCGTTTTCGATAGCCTCATCGGGGAAAAGATGTGTGTTGGAAACGGCGGTGAAGAAAGACGGCGACGTCGAGTATCAATGCCGGACGTCGGAGGTTGTGGTGGAGAGGATGGCGGAGTATATCGAGACTGACGAGTGTGTTGCTGCTTGTGGCGTCGATAGAAACTCCGTCGGCATTTCATCAGATTCTCTTCTCGATCAACAGTTCACCGCCAAGCTTTGTACCCCTGCTTGTTACCAAAAGTGTCCCAATATTGTTGACCTTTACTTCAACTTGGCCGCCGGTGAAG GTGTATTTTTGCCTGATCTTTGCAACGCTCAGCGATCGAACCCACGGCGGAGCATGGTGGAGCTTATGTTGAGCTCCGGTGCTGCCCCTGGCCCTGTTTCTAGCCAAGCAATCGCCGTTGAAGCCCCTGCCCCATCCCCCATGTGGTGA
- the LOC107939909 gene encoding serine/threonine-protein kinase BSK6 isoform X1 encodes MGARCSKFSICWFQSHLKATVLESSDLDNGGKGEKQTWPSFTEFSLEQMKAATNGFSSDNIVSEHGEKAPNVVYKGKLLKNDHWVAVKRFNKFAWPDPRQFLEDARAVGSLRSERLANLIGCCCEGEERLLVAEFMPHETLAKHLFHWENQPMKWAMRLRVALYLAQALEYCSSKGRALYHDLNAYRILFDNDGNPRLSCFGLMKNSRDGKSYSTNLAFTPPEYLRTGRVTAESVVYSFGTLLLDLMSGKHIPPSHALDLICGKNFLMLMDSALEGHFSNDDGEELVRLASRCLQYEARERPNAKSLVVSLMSLQKEAEVPSYVLMGIPQGTTSPKQPLSLTPFGEACLRFDLTAIHEILEKMGYKDDEGIANELSFQMWTSQMQDTLNSKKHGDSAFRAKDFTSAINHYTQFIDGGTMVSPTVYARRCLSYLMNDKPQEALGDAVQAQAVSPEWPTAFYLQAACLFSLGMESDAQQNLKDGTNLEAKKSKN; translated from the exons atgggtgCTCGTTGTTCTAAATTCTCTATCTGTTGGTTTCAATCTCACCTTAAAGCTACCGTTCTTGAATCCTCCGATTTGG ATAATGGAGGCAAAGGTGAGAAGCAAACATGGCCGAGTTTCACTGAGTTCAGCTTAGAACAAATGAAAGCTGCCACAAATGGATTCTCTTCAGATAACATAGTATCTGAACATGGTGAAAAAGCTCCTAATGTTGTTTACAAAGGGAAGCTCCTCAAAAACGATCATTGGGTTGCCGTTAAACGTTTCAACAAGTTCGCTTGGCCTGATCCTCGTCAATTCCTC GAGGACGCAAGAGCTGTTGGGAGTTTAAGGAGTGAACGGTTAGCTAATCTGATTGGTTGCTGTTGTGAAGGCGAGGAAAGATTGTTGGTCGCGGAGTTTATGCCTCATGAAACGTTGGCTAAGCATCTTTTTCACT GGGAAAATCAGCCGATGAAATGGGCAATGAGGTTAAGGGTGGCACTATACTTGGCACAAGCATTGGAGTATTGTAGCAGTAAAGGAAGAGCTTTGTACCATGATCTTAATGCCTACAGGATTTTGTTTGACAAT GACGGTAATCCTAGGCTGTCATgctttggcctaatgaagaatagCAGAGATGGCAAGAGTTATAGTACAAACTTAGCTTTTACACCTCCAGAATATCTAAGAACAG GTAGAGTGACGGCTGAAAGCGTTGTATATAGCTTTGGAACCTTGCTGTTAGATCTTATGAGTGGCAAGCATATCCCTCCTAGCCAT GCACTTGACTTGATTTGTGGCAAGAATTTTCTCATGTTGATGGATTCTGCTTTGGAGGGTCATTTCTCTAATGATGATGGAGAAGAGTTAGTACGGTTAGCTTCTCGTTGTTTACAGTATGAAGCTCGTGAAAGGCCAAACGCGAAGTCACTTGTTGTATCTCTCATGTCACTTCAGAAGGAAGCAGAG GTACCATCATATGTTTTGATGGGTATTCCACAAGGAACCACTTCTCCAAAACAGCCACTGTCATTAACTCCTTTTGGAGAGGCTTGCTTGAGGTTTGATCTGACTGCCATACATGAAATATTGGAGAAAATGGGATACAAAGATGATGAGGGTATCGCAAACGAG CTTTCTTTCCAAATGTGGACCAGCCAAATGCAGGACACCTTGAACTCTAAGAAACATGGAGATAGCGCTTTTCGAGCTAAGGATTTCACAAGTGCAATAAATCACTATACACAG TTCATTGATGGCGGGACTATGGTGTCGCCAACAGTCTATGCAAGACGCTGCTTGTCGTACTTGATGAATGATAAGCCACAAGAGGCGCTCGGGGATGCTGTGCAAGCACAGGCGGTTTCCCCAGAATGGCCGACTGCGTTCTATCTACAAGCAGCTTGCCTGTTTAGCCTAGGGATGGAAAGTGACGCCCAACAGAACCTCAAAGATGGCACTAACTTGGAAGCCAAAAAGAGCAAAAACTGA
- the LOC107939904 gene encoding phosphatidylinositol:ceramide inositolphosphotransferase 1 isoform X2, producing MTLYIGREASKLWKRICAETSAESNLFIDNWKYIIAGFVFQYIHGVAARGVHYLHQPGPTLQDLGFFLLPELGQDKAYISETVFMFVFLSFFLWTFHPFVVKVKKFYTVQIWCRVLAYLVVSQTLRIFTFYSTQLPGPNYHCRPGSKLARLPEPDGVLEVLVINFPQGVIYGCGDLIFSSHMIFTLVFVLTYQKYGTRRCIKQFGWSIAIIQSLLIVASRKHYTVDVVVAWYTVNLVVFFVDKKLPELSGRTNGSSLILLPLSTKDKDKWTKEENHKLLNGNSVNPADRDLQVRSA from the exons ATGACGCTTTACATTGGTCGCGAAGCTTCAAAG tTATGGAAGAGAATTTGTGCAGAAACAAGTGCAGAGAGCAATCTTTTTATAGACAATTGGAAATACATTATTGCCGGTTTCGTTTTTCAG TACATACACGGTGTAGCCGCTCGAGGAGTTCATTATCTACACCAGCCTGGACCGACACTACAGGATCTTGGATTCTTTCTTCTTCCA GAGCTGGGACAAGATAAAGCCTACATTAGTGAGACAGTGTTCATGTTTGTCTTTCTATCATTTTTCTTG TGGACTTTCCATCCTTTTGTTGTCAAGGTCAAAAAGTTCTATACGGTTCAAATTTGGTGCAGGGTGCTAGCATATTTAGTT GTTTCTCAGACTCTCCGAATTTTCACTTTCTATTCTACTCAGCTTCCTGGTCCAAATTACCATTGCCGACCG GGTTCAAAGCTTGCTAGATTGCCAGAACCGGATGGTGTGCTAGAAGTCCTTGTAATTAAtt TTCCTCAAGGTGTAATATATGGCTGTGGTGACTTGATTTTTTCGTCACACATGATCTTCACCCTCGTCTTTGTTCTCACCTATCAGAAATACGGCACACGAAG ATGTATAAAGCAATTTGGTTGGTCGATAGCTATTATTCAAAGTCTCTTGATTGTAGCATCTCGCAAACATTACACAGTTGACGTAGTTGTCGCTTG GTATACTGTTAATTTAGTGGTATTCTTCGTAGACAAGAAATTGCCAG AATTGTCCGGCAGAACTAATGGAAGTTCGCTTATTTTGTTACCATTGAGCACCAAAGATAAAGATAAATGGACCAAAGAAGAGAATCACAAACTTTTGAACGGGAATTCTGTAAACCCTGCTGATCGG GATTTGCAGGTGAGAAGTGCTTGA